In Esox lucius isolate fEsoLuc1 chromosome 3, fEsoLuc1.pri, whole genome shotgun sequence, the sequence AGGTCCCTGGCATCGTATGGGGTCCAAAAGGATGGGGACACGGCCTACCTCTACCTGGTCTCTGCCCGCCATGCCCGCCTCACCCGTCAGCTGTTCCAGCAAAACCAGGAGGGCAGCCTGGTagccccaccaccaccacctgtgAGCAACGGTTCTGTGTCTCAGGACTGGAGGGGCTACAACACCCTGCCCTCCAGGCTCAGCTACAACAGCCAGGGTAAGGATGGTTCAAGACTCTAATCCGACAGGGTTTCTGTTCTGAATTACTGTATTTCacgtttttgtatttttcatgtgacaacattgaagaaatgacactatgctacaatgtaaagtagtgagtgtacagcttgtataacagtgtacatttgctgtcccctcaaaataacacaacacacagccattaatgtctaaactgctggcaacaaaagtgagtacacccctaagtgaaaatgtccaaattgggcccaaattttcaatattttgtgtggccaccattattttccagcactgccttaacccttttGGGCtgggagttcaccagagcttcacagggtGTCACTAGAGTCCTCTtctactcctccatgatgacatcacggagctggtggatgttagagaccttgcgctcctccacctgtaatttcttcagtattgtcacgtgaaaagatataaacaaaatttgtaaatgtgaggggtgtactcacttttgggTGCCCACCCAGCAGGGCTTTCATCACGTATTTTAGAAATTAGCCTCTAATAAACAGAATTCTGTTCTTAGTCTTTGTTGTGTCTCcgttacagtcatgtgaaaaagttaaAGGTTGCCCAATTTAACAAACCATACCAAATAAGGTTTGAAACTATTtctgcaattaaaataaacagaaataccATGTCCTTATGTGGAAAAATTTGGTACACCCCTAACTtaaccatcacataaaatggctaaaatggctgtactttttgtttttcctttatgTCAAAATACATTCGCTAttgattttcattattattcCTCTCCATTTTTGAAATCGTCTCTCTTGTCTAGtggttttctttttaaagaCGACGTTAGGCCACCTGTCTAGACATCATTAATAGGTCTTGATGTTCAGTTCCAACCACTCTTTTACTGACTCCAGCGTTGGGTATGTTCTCAGATCCATTTTAggcatttattttgataaaatCCATGTTACATCAGTACATGGTGTTCTCTCACTAGACCTGCTGATTGGCACTGATCTCCATTTATCATGTTCTAATAGACATGTGGTCATGATATGAAACTGGAGTGGGCATGTTAAATGTCTGTGCTTTAATCTCAAAGCAGGACTGGTTTAATGAATTGGAGCCTTTTAGAGGATTGATGATATTTGGAGGTATGGCCTTGCAACAGTACATTGTTGTATGTTTCATCATAATTGTTCTGTAGGCCAAAGGCTGGGAGAATGTAGTGATACACCTTGGGGAAGAAAGCTACTGATTCTTActccttttattttattttatgatcaATAAAACTGTATAATCAATATTAAATACACCActgctgtatttgtttgtagCGAGCCCTGGAGGCGGGGCTGAGAGGATGGCTATGAGTGACATCCGAGACGCCCTCAACCTGGAGACTCTGCAGATAATTGATAAACCTGAAAAACCCAGCAAAACTCTGGTACAACACCAATGTTTCTTATTCATGCATTGTACTCTTGTTATCAAGCAAGTCCTGTTTCATTGTCTTCCAGTTGACAGCATTATCGCTGTCCTTGAACTAATACAAACCCAAACCATCCGTATTGCTAGTGACTGTACTGAACAACGTTTAGTAAAACGGAGTCTTACATCCTCTCTGTCCCACTGATCTGCAGACAGAATGGGCATGTCCCTCCTGCACCTTCATAAACAAACCTTCCCGACCAGGATGTGAGATCTGCAGTATGGCCAGACCTGACACGCGGAGGCAGACCTGCATACAACAGGTACTGTATCTACGGCAACGTCAGACGTAGCACATCCTACATCACCTGATTGTTTCTGTAGTCAAGGACAACGTTGCTTTTGTTacaggagagaggaaaaaggcCGGAGGCGGGAGAGATCGGTGCCTTGAGCAGTTGACTGCCTTCCCACCTGTACTTTATACAGACCCCAACCTGGATGGCagagtgaacacacacacaccataatcCGCCCCAGCATGTATgacagtgaacacacacacacacgccataaTCCACCTCAGCCTGTATgacagtgaacacacacacacacacaccataatcCACCCCAGCCTGTATgacagtgaacacacacaccataatcCACCCCAGCCTGTATGaccgtgaacacacacacaccataatcCACCACAGCCTGGAGGACAGAGTGAACACACATCTGACACACTAACGTACTGCTTCTTTAAAAACCCCAGCCTCACTACTGATTAGACTGTGATTAGACTGGAGGACTCTGTGGCACACAGCTCCACCTGGTGGTCACTGTAGGAAGAACCTGTATTTTAAATGACTTTTGACTCATCTCTGGACATGACAGTCAGCAACATTTGCCTTGTGGCAGACTTCactattatttattatacataGGGGGTGTTGGAGTGGACTTGtccaatatttattttgagGGGCAGGTGGTCTTCATTCTTTTACTGGAAATCTCAGATGACCTAAAGTTTTTATGAGCGATATATGAGCAAACATAATTTTTGTTCAACTGTGAAAGTTGCTACAAATACTGTAAGTGTGGATTAACACCAGGGCCTGTTTTTAAGCAGTTGGAGTACAGGTGTATTATCAGCACTATTTTAGATTGTAATTCTACATAAGGGGAGAACTAATCCTGCATCAGCGTTCTGGGACAGCTTTGTGAATAAGACCCATGTCTTGACTGTCATTGGTTGGTGCCATATTGTTTGATGCAACGGGAATTGGTTGCTAGAAAACAAGTCTGTGGGGACAGGGTTCAAAAGgcttatttttataatattgtattcagtgtgtaacaaaatgttgatttttgtTGCATTTCACCTACTTACCATATGTTGTTCTGAACCGTGATAGTGATGGAATGTTTTGTCAGAAACACTATAAAAGGGTGTTACCTGAATAAAAACTTATGAATCAAGTTTGAACACTTTATTTGAGCATCTGTGTCCACATGGTTCAAAAGgttaaacaaagtaaaaaatgcaTCTAATCAACGAGTTTCCAGCTCCCATGGTAAATGTGATTATGGACGTTTCGCCAAGGGCTTTGTTTGCCAGAATGTTGCCTCAACATTTCTATCCCTTCCAAATCCAGTGTGGTACAGTAATCCAGTTTCATAAATCATCATTTGGCCTcaataaccaaaataaaataaaaaatattgttccAAAAGAAACCTGTGCATTACTTAAGGTACAACAAaccaaacaaatgcacataaaatcctgacccaaaataatattttaatctgCACTGGGCCCCACAAGGCCCACCCAATGCTCTAAACCACTCGCCCCTGCAAAGTCAGTCAACTTCACACCAGTTCATAACTGATGGCGTTAACTCCACAGAGGCAGGTCTCGCCCTGCTCCACACCGCCAGGTAGTTGCCATTTGCTGGCAGACTTGGGAGCCGTTGTCCCTGCGGTCACCGGTCATCTACTTCCAGAAGAGGATGTTCCAGAGCAGCAGCCAGCAGGGGTAGATCAGCAGAGCCAGGAGTGGGTATACCAATGAACCGTAGAGGGAGTGGTCCAGAATGCCCTGCGAGATGACTGACAGGAAGAGCATCCAACCGTCTTGCAGGGAGACGGGGGTTTCCTGCAGCTCCTGGAAGATTAAGACGCAGTAGAGCAGAGTGCAGCCAGGGCTTAGGAGCACCATGATGGCTGCAGACAGAggcctggggggagggggggtcaaACATTACTACAGGGGCCTGGTGGGGAGAACACCATGACGTCTGCATTAACACAACCCTTAGTGCCTAAACCCAATTCAAACCTTAACCACAAATCAGATAAAGAGTTGGCTCACTTCGCATTATTTTCATAGTAAAACAGGAGAGCACAACATCGACCCTGAGAAGACTCATCCGGGATCACACAAGACAAAGGGAGATGTGTGTTTGGGCGAGGGTattacttgtgtgtgtgcggcGTGATGAAGGCAGCGATGGGCACCAGGGACAGGGCCAGGATGAAGCCCAGGGAGAAGTTGATGAGGGCAGTGCAGCCCAGTAACACAGCCAAGTAGAGCAGGGCCACCAGCTTCAGCACCCTCCAGCCATGCTCAGTGCCCTCTCCTTGAAGGAGCCTAGGGGAGGAAGACTTTTACTCTCTAGACAGATAGGTTACCTCCCAATACGTGTCAATGAAGACAGACTTCCAGAACCATGTGGCCTGTTCTGGTCCACATTCTGATTGTGCCGGCATGTTAGAGGCAGGTGTAGAAGATTAAGACACTGGGATCCGACTGACTTCAGATCTTCTTAAACAAGTGTGCACAGATCTGGATGGTCAAACcatttaaatcatttaaaacaaacattaagccAGAGGTTGGCAACTAGAAATGTCCTCAGGCCAAATCTGTTGAGCTAATATTACACAGGCCAGAATATAAATAACTCTGCTAATTAATACAAATTGATGTGACATAGCAGCACATAAATACAATGACtgtaaattaacattaaattacCAATTCAGACCACTATTAAATcattacattattattgttgtttgcATGTAGGCCTATTTCTGTGTGCTCAATGCTGGAGGAAAAGTCTGAGTGACACATGTATGTCCTAATGAACACAATGGCTAGCAAGGGAAATGTTGCTCTCTGAATAAAGGCCAAAAGAAGACTGGTGTAGTAAACTCCTTTGGACATACGGGAAGTTTGGATAAAGTCTTTTTATGGCATTTTTTAAAGCAACTCCCtctgtatattttgtatactaaattttttttatatattttgtttgaccAAAATCAGTGtggggacaaaaaaaaaacaacccctGCACAATGCCTGTCATGACTTTAGTTTCAAACAGAGCAGTTTGGTGTGACAGTATCTTCAAATGGTGACATACCTGACAGCATCTTGGCAGGTGCAAATTAAGTAAGTGATAGATgctactttgtgtgtgtgtgtgtgtgtgtgtgtgtgagagagatagaggcagaggaagagtgTACCGGTGTGTGTTGTGAGGCAGGGCCAGGCCTGCGGTGTAGATGGCTATAGCAGTGAGGACCACAGCTTCTGTCTCAGATACAGGAAAGTGCTGCACGGCCATCTCCTGAGACATGACGGGCAGGCAGTACAGAGCTACCCCCGTCATATGACTGATCACTACTGGAGTCAGGATAGACAAGACCCCAGGGCTGGAGGGGGACTGGTTGGGGGACAGAGGAAAACATGAGGACAGAGTCAAATATAACGACAGCAACCATTAGCATTTGTTAAGTAGAGGTAAAAAACGTGGATCCTCCACCCGAAATGGCCACGTTCTCACACACTCCACCCCAACACTGACCTGCTCTCTCTCAGCCAGCCCATCCTCTGTTCCAGGTGCTGAAGCTCCAAGCTGCACCCACAGATCTAAGGCCTGTTACTGCCATTAAGGACACTGACAGACACCAGAGCACAGCCTAACATCATCAACACCGCGACACTCGTGACTTAATAAAACTGAACATGAATTACGCCAGCGTGCCATTAACCCACATCAGGGCTTTTCACTACCACCACATTTGAGTGTAGAGAACTGAACATTCTGCCCCTGCCGCCCTTCCTCGGAGGCTCGTTTGGGAAAACGCACTCTGACCTCAGCACTACCTGGTTAAACCAACACCAAGGCCTCTTCGGTCGGAGAGGTGGAAGGATACACGCAGCAGCAGGATGACGGCCAGCAGGCCGAAGGCCGGCATGTAGTAACCAATGGAGACAAAACGGGTGAGCGAGGGCATGAGGTAGAAGAAGTATGATTGGTGCAGACGCTCCAGGAGGTTGTTCAGCTTCCGGTACATACCCTCCAGGAGCCTGGGGGAGGAGGAACATTCAGAAGAGGAATTTTCAcggtaaaaaaaattgtaaatcgAACTCCGAAGCGGACATTGGTGGCTGACCTGCCGATGGTGGTGGTGTCGGTCTTGTACTGTCTGAAGCTGTTTATCCCCCTGATGGTGGCTGCCTCTATGTGGTATCTGAGGAACAGGCCATGGTCCCCCCAGGGCCGTCCGCTGGCCTGCTTCAGCACCATCAGCATCATGGTCTGGGCGGAGTGGCTGTAGCCTGACGTACTTTCCCAGTCATTCCTCTGGAGCTGGGTGGAGACAGGAGACAGCACATTCAGCCGGAACATTCTACGCATTATTGCCGCGCTAGAGACACAATAAACAGCATGTTAGTCCTGGGTTATTACATCGGGACCAGACAGGCTCCTCCTTACCTGACACGGAGGAAGGCACAAAGCAAAACAATTGTGAGGTGCTATAATTAGGCCTCTCTTATGCCCTTGCCCACTCAGACCTGCACCTTACCTTGCCCTGGATGGTACAGAGGACCCCTATCTTCTGGCAGAAGGCGTGAAAGAGGTTGGCCAGATCCAGGTTTGGCAGCTGGCCGTTGAGCCCCTCCAGGACCAAGTCCAGACtggtgatgacatcactgctgaGCTCCAGAGACAGGGATGCTTGGATGGAGCCACCTCTACCATGCAGCGGAGACCAGTCGCCACCTGAGGAAGGAACCAGTGTGGGCAGAGCGGTGCCAGGATTGGGGTTCATGGTACAGACACAAGACAAGACAAAGCACCATGCTGGAGTCCCGGCCTGAATTACGGGGCTACACCGACACGTTGAGGTGCTGAGCACTGACCGGTGGTGTTGGTGTGGTGGTATCCCTCCAGCCAGGCCTGCATGCCGATCAGATCGTGCTCGTTCACGAGGAAGATGATGTCCTTGGCCCAGTAGACCTGACCTGAGACAGGGCCGATCGTTGACCAATCATTTTAAGAAATCCAACCAggggtgtgtgactgtgtgcttCTGCAGTGGACTGAGTAAGTGTAAGTGGTATACTGACTCCTGAAGTACTGGGCAAGACCCAGCAGGAGGCCCACAGCCTGGTTGTTGGCGTTGCCCTGACTACACGGGGCGGTCAGCACCAGCGCTTCAGTGCGAGATGCTCTGGGGGCCCGCAGGATTCCATACACATTAGTGCCACGCACCAGCTGAcccaaacagaaacagagtgagGAAAACCATTGAAATGGATGCCTGTTTAGAGGAAGGATGTGTCTgtatgagtgcgtgtgtgtctgtgtgggtgtcctGACATGAAATAGTTAAGGTATGTTTGATGTGTAGACATCTTTGTCATAGCACAGTCAACACACTTACATATCTCTCTTTGTTTTCATCGGGAAAGGGAAGCTTGCGGGTGAAGCTCTGAGTGAATACTTCCAACCCCCGAGACTCCATTGTCTTCACCAGCCAATTCACTGGCATTCCACTACAGGGAAGAAAGGAAGATAATTAAAAATACAGAATAAATATTATGGGAGGCGAGTGGCCCACTAGATCATTCTTAAAGCTGGAATTGTGATAGGCAATCAGGTAATCACTGAATCTTAAAGACTGGGTTAGTGATAGGTAAGGGTCAAACACGTTTCTGTGGTCAAGTCACACAAACGAGAACTTCTGGCTTAAGTGACATGCAAAAGGAAAGAGGCTTCAGACCGACTCACCCAACTTTTTTCTTGTGAGCAGCAAACTCCCTGCCGGTGGCCAGAGCCCTCTCTCCTGCTGGGAAATGTTCCTCCACCATGGTGGAGCCCATGGCGTTCTCGGACATGTAAGTGCGCAGGGTGAATGGTTCAAAGGCCAAGCCCATGAACCACATCACACCTGCCAGGTAGCACACAACACTGGGGAGACAAATCAGTGACCATAGGTCTCTTTCTGACAGCCCCACGCGGGTCTCGAAACAGCCATCCTCTGAACACAAATAGCGTTGTCACCCGCGAAGCGTCATTGCCACCGCCCCACAAAAGCCACAGCTCTTGTAAAGCACGAGAAACATCTACTTAAAAGGTCTCAGAGCGACCGACTGAAATGCTATCAATGCCGATTAAGCGCTAACTTACTAACAGCCATTTCACACAAGTAATCACACTGTTGTCATATCAGTTTAGTGTACTACACTGTAGAGGAAGGCAACACTTCCTGAAGTGTTGAGGGACTGCACAATTTTGAACGCATCTAATGAACTGTCCTGTGTTGCTAAGTCAGTTATAACAAGGTGTTTACGGCAGTGTTGATTGTTCaattcaaaatgcaaatgtaaccatattaaataaatgatgtGGATCAATACGGTGACCTTTTACATGCCAATTCCCTAACAAAATTAGTTACTACAATGACTCACCAGATCGGTGCATTGAGACGGGTGAGCAGGTTGGTCAGGGCTCGCCTTCGATTTGGGTCTGACAGTAGTCCCATGTTGCTTGTACAACTGAAACTAGTTCAGTTGGACCCTTCGGTGGAAAAAAGACCAAGACAATATGTCAAAAGCTTCTTGTCAACCCATCCTGCAATTGTATGTAGCCACCTAGTGCTAATCGTGCTAGCTAGTTACCTGATATAGCCTGGTATTATTGAATGACTATGTTAGATTTGGTAGATACTACTAGCTAGAGTTAGCTACTTGGCTAAGCTGCATAGGTTCCCGAAAATACACATCACACCCAAAATCAGAGTTTACTATTCTGCTaatgtatatagtatatatgtTTTAAAACGTGAATTTAATAGCAAGATAGTACGTCTacgtaaaaataaaataaacacccaCAATTTTACCAGGTTAAACACCACTCTAATCGTTTCATTGGTTTTTCTTGTTCCTTATCGAACTGGTGTAACGACGGACCAACTTCCGCTTCAGCCTTCAACCCTTGACACACGTTTGTGATGAAGCAAGGTTCCACAGGTTACCTGGAGCCACATTACTCGTCTTTTtggctattttttttatttggaggTGCAAAAAAAAGTCTCAGTTACATTGTTGGAGCATTGTTGTGTAGCTAGCACACCGAAGTGGAACGTTAAAGAATTCTAGCGCATGATATATTTTACCCGAAAATGTCTTACCGCAATATTGACTTTATTTAATTCACAAGCATATGAGTTTTTAACTGTGGCATTAAACGTGTATTAGAGTTTATACTACAACTGATAGTCTGCTTCAAGGAACTAGTTGCAGTGCAGCAAAATAAATTATCCTGACTCAAGTATTGTTGTCTTCGTTACCACGGTAACACCGTGTGGTTGAAGGGGTAGCTATACAATAACAATATTCCGATCACTGTTAATCTCACTGACGTCCTTGCTAGGGGGAACCGCGAATCAGCCGCTCCAAGAATGCGCACAAAGCACACTATCCGGATGATAATTTCATAGGGTGCTATCCGGCTTGTTGTAGCCTAGTTTTGTTccttattacaaaataattgcccgttgttttttatttcaaatgacacAACTGGTGAATGTTACAGCAAAATAAGTGTAAATGTAGACTacttcaaaatgtactttcGAACTGGATGTTTCGAAAATATCCATCTACCCTAGCTTGTGTTCGCAGCCAAAGCAGCCGCATCGTCTTATCTTTCACTGGTTTAACTTACCATTCACCAAGAGTTACAGTTAGCTTATTTTCAATTCATAAATTTACAAGGCTTTTAAGGACACATTAATTATATTGTTAGTGTTAGGATACTAGCAGGAACAACAAATATATAACGTTTCCAGAAGTGATTTGAGTAGTGGACTGTTCTTCAACATTGGCAACTATGAAATATATTGAACGACagtattcaaaaacattttcgTCTGAGGAGGATTTATGTAAGAAAGCCGACGAGGTCTACGGCCCTCgacagctctcctcgtgtaacggctcATCTCCTATATCAGACCTGGacaagataaggcccccgggccggcccgttgagtcattctgtCCGGCCCGCGatccaaaacttttaaaataatacaaaataagggaccagcaccacaatccacgcgcggaagttatcatttgtacgtactatacgcaattgatggctagcgatctctggaaatgagcctaagaaaagttgataacaaAAGCAGGgaatttaaaaaactattgacaggaaaatatttatttgcagatgttgcaggtaaagcaacttgcttaatatgttaagccACGTCAAAGTTTTtaaatttgcagaggcacttccagagcaagcatgcagcgaaatacaaaaactgtcacccgatgctaaaattcaacaaatccaaacgcagatgcagcctcactgatgaacatattgcagcagtaccgcacactgcttcaacagaaattactcctgacttcaccacacttgtcaacgcccatacgaggctctcctgttcatattgagtgagtagccctaaaagttggtatcttgggtctgggctgtcgttaaaagcacgtagtac encodes:
- the gpaa1 gene encoding glycosylphosphatidylinositol anchor attachment 1 protein, producing the protein MGLLSDPNRRRALTNLLTRLNAPICVVCYLAGVMWFMGLAFEPFTLRTYMSENAMGSTMVEEHFPAGERALATGREFAAHKKKVGGMPVNWLVKTMESRGLEVFTQSFTRKLPFPDENKERYLVRGTNVYGILRAPRASRTEALVLTAPCSQGNANNQAVGLLLGLAQYFRSQVYWAKDIIFLVNEHDLIGMQAWLEGYHHTNTTGGDWSPLHGRGGSIQASLSLELSSDVITSLDLVLEGLNGQLPNLDLANLFHAFCQKIGVLCTIQGKLQRNDWESTSGYSHSAQTMMLMVLKQASGRPWGDHGLFLRYHIEAATIRGINSFRQYKTDTTTIGRLLEGMYRKLNNLLERLHQSYFFYLMPSLTRFVSIGYYMPAFGLLAVILLLRALDLWVQLGASAPGTEDGLAEREQSPSSPGVLSILTPVVISHMTGVALYCLPVMSQEMAVQHFPVSETEAVVLTAIAIYTAGLALPHNTHRLLQGEGTEHGWRVLKLVALLYLAVLLGCTALINFSLGFILALSLVPIAAFITPHTHKPLSAAIMVLLSPGCTLLYCVLIFQELQETPVSLQDGWMLFLSVISQGILDHSLYGSLVYPLLALLIYPCWLLLWNILFWK